The Hippocampus zosterae strain Florida chromosome 2, ASM2543408v3, whole genome shotgun sequence genome contains the following window.
tttcttttttcggtTATCAGATTTGGTTGAGTGTCTTTGTTCCTTTCCTGTTAAGTATATTATTATATGTGCGTgtcttgactttttatttgtgaGTTACGGTAAATTGTGTGTTAGAACACcgcagtgattctcaaatggTGTGTCGGAAGCCAAAACCGTGCCGTGGAGCCATTTTGGTTGGGTTGCAAAtagctagggaaaaaaaattcatgtaccggtagttgtattacgctttttttgccacagtaCTGAGGTTGATAAGTTTCCTCTTGGCTCATACAATATTGGTATAGGTGTCAGGAAATGTTATTCACCTGTGCTCGAGTCACTGAGCTACTCTGTAAACCAATAAAGTGCAGCTCAGCCTTTGGCTAGTGGACGTCATTGCTAGCAATGTGCTTTTGGCTGTACGTCAAACTCATTTGCAATTGCATGTAATGGCATATCCGAAGCTTGTTcgcaggctccagcaccaaAGCGTaccttttttgctttgttttactgttGGTGGTGGGCAGGCCACCTTCAAGGCAAGACCGTAAGCCCCACGGAAGGAGTGGCTGTCCCTGATGACAAAGGCGCCGGGCTCCCTGTCCTTCAGCACGTTAATGGCTGAAAGGAAAAGTGAAAGTCCAGGtggtgacatgacatgacatgacatgacatgacatgacatgacatgacaatgATGGGAGTCTGCGCAGTGCTGCTGGCGTCACCTTGTTCTCGGGAAATGTCGGGCTTGTACCAGAACTTGGACGTGTCTTGGACAAACTTAACATTCATTTTGATGTCCGGATAACCATCTGTTGATGACAGAATGAAATTATGAATGTGGAGGGGGGACAAAGAAAAAGATCACCTCAAACACTCACAGCTCATCGTCTTTGTGTCTCACCATAGATGGGCTTGGCGGTGTCTGGGTAAGTTCCAGTCAAGTTTGACCCTCCAACCTCGGCTGCGAGGTTCTTGCTGTCCATCCTCTCTGCATCTCCGCTGCTTGCGTGCCTCTTCACTGGCAGCTCGGGGGAGACGGGGAAGGCGGGCGTGGAAGGTGGCTGAGCCTGACGAGACGTGGCCCCTAACTCATCTGGGGTACTGTGGCCTCCCGCTGCAGCTCGCCGCCCCATCAGGGGGCTGGCGGGTGGCACACTTGCACTCGTTTTGGGGTTTCGGCCAATTAAGGGGCTGGAGGGGATGCCGTCCCTGCTGGCACCTGCTGCAGGGGTGCGTCTGACCGGTGAAGGACTGCCTTGGCCCAGGCGCCTTTGGAGAGCAGGGCTTGGGGGAGTATTGGTGGCCACTGTGCGGTGGAGGGTGTTGGGGCTACCAGGGACAGTGTGGACACCCATGATATTTACCTGGGAGCCATCAGGGGAGGCGTGTGTGTGAGGACAAAATGGTGTTGAGCTGTGGTCAGAAGAGCCACGTCTCCTTTTgataaagaaaacaacaacgagAAGATTATTCTTCCATTTGGATTAAAGGTTCAAGGTTTAAAGTTTCTTAGTCCAGGTCatccccatccatccatacctCATCCCATTGCTTACTGTATTTATATCGATAAGATTAATTGACTGAGATATGAGTTTTTGAATCTCTTTGCATCGTGGTAACTGGTGCATCTTTGGCCAGATTGTACTTACAGTTCAGTACATTCATTGGGTCTGATGAGACTTTCTGAGTTTCTTTCATGgtctgttttcaaatattacCTGAAGTATGTTAGGAAACCCCTGACCTTAGCTGCTACAATCTCAGCAATGTGAGCTTGAAGTTTCAGTTGTACACAGATACTAGCAGTGCACATCTTtccacaaaatgacattttcatatgGTTTTTCAATGTGTGGGGTGCGAAACAATTGAAGGACAATTCGATTTGAAAGTGAAACGATTCGATTCGGTTGAATTCAGTGGGATTATGATTCAATTTGATACAGTACAACTCAGTTTGAGAGGTTCTGAtgtattgttgtcattttacgtACATTTGAATGAAGTTGTCAGTCATGTAAATGTGCCATTGCTTTCTAAAATAATCCATATCTCGCCACTGAAAAACGATCCACTATGTGTCTCGATATATTTCAAAGAGAAGTTTTATTTACTGGAatctttgaaattaaaaaaaaaaatactggttCAAACTGTGTTTGATCACACCCCTACCAGATACGCACCCTTCGGGGCTGTGTATAGGACTGCTAGAGGTGAGAGGACTGCTGAACTGTTGTGCTCTAAGTTCCACAAAACTACGATGATCTGCATTGgatgaaaaatacatcaaagcATGAGAAAATACAATGTGTTAAAAGTGTTGTACAGattaaaagcacattttgagAACAAAAGCTGGAACAGAAAACAAGCAGCAACAAAAACGTATCCAGTATGCTACCTTGTTCTCCATGACTTGAAGCAGAGTCTAATCAAGGGAAAAGAACAGAAGAAACCGTTTTGAAGATGCACGAAAGCAAGCATATTTCAAAAGCCTGTAAGCTAGGGAGAAGCAGtaactgtttcaaacaacaGAGGACAGCAGAGAGGCAGACTGACTGTAAAATACACCTTGAGATGTTTTTGAAGTTAGACTTCACTGACCTGGTTCAAATTTTTGATTAGCCTTCATTCCCGCTGCTGACAACCAGCCTGGTGGGGAACGAGctgcagacagacagaaagaacAAAGATCATTACAATTTTATGACAGCCTTTACCCGCTGATCTTGATTTGCCAGCCTTGTAATGTAACACAGCACAAATACTTCAAAATTGCAACTGAGTAACATTTGAGTAAAATGTTGCAGACAATTATGACTTTGATTGCATTATACAGTATTTCCTgatgaaaatgattttaacaCCGATGCATTTCCCTTACCCATCTTTGTTACCCGGGACTCCAAATTAGATCCAAAGACATTGGTCTTTGCCTGAACAGTGAAAGAACAGTCCTGGCAACACATGCTGACCAAAGCAACCATAGCTGTGAACGAATATAACATTACGAACGTCCggaaggagattttttttcctgtcatgcACTGTTGTGAAAGATTCTTTCTTCAGGATCAAGTGCTTCTTACGTCTACCTAAAGTGTCAGGAATTTGGGCATTTTAAATCTCCCCATCAggttaaattcatttttattactccAGTAAAATCAATATTCTTTGGGTTATTGTGAGCTTcttaaactaaataaaaattttataaaaacataattcagagtcagggtggcccggtagtccagtggttagcacgtcggcttcacagtgcagaggtaccgggttcgattccagctccggcctccctgtgtggagtttgcatgttctacccgggcctgcgtgggttttctccgggtgctccggtttcttcccgcattccaaaaacgggcgtggcaggctgattgaacactctaaattgtccctaggtgtgagtgtgagtgcgaatggctgttcgtttctgtgtgccctgcgattggctggcaaccgagtcagggtgtccccccgcctactgcccgaagacagctgggataggctccagcaccccccgcgaccctagtgaggatcaggcggctcggatgatggatgaatgaatgaatgaatgaatgaataattcagagTCAAACCTGTCACATTCAGCAAATTCTTTGACTGTTACCATACTTTCAGTCATAGAAACagaaacattacaaaaatcagGTGAGTTTTATCAAATCTATTTTCTCCCAAGGAATCCAGTATACCTTTGAGGGACTTTCTACATATATTTGCACACAGCTGCTGTATGTTATTTGTTGTGAGGTCAAGCGTTCATCCTTTTACATAATCACGAGCCTACGCAAATCCTgtgagggcacaaaaaaaaaagctcagcatCTTTAAAGCCCATCCAAAGAGTGCGACGTAGGACTGAAAAGATGACCGCGATAGTGCAAGTATGTGGCTACCTCCAGCTCCTACAGACATTCTCCACCATTTTGGGAAAGTACGTCTATGTGAGCGAGAGAATGACATGGAACGACGCTCAGAGCTACTGCCGTGAGTTTTACACCAATCTGGCTCCGGCTGTTAATGATGAGGAACTCAGGAAATTCCGTGAAATCAGCGACTATGTGTTTAGTTTCTGGACCGGACTGGTGAAGGGTGACACTGACCAAAACAAATGGATGTGGTCAGGGGGTGGCGAGGCATCTGCAATTCTCTGGGGAATTGGGCAGCCAGATGATAAGACAAACGAAGACGCCGGCCTGATGGTGAACTACAGGATTTATAATGCAAACCGACTCCATCTGCATccctttttttgctttgatgccATTGTCGTGAGGGAGAGAGCGAGCTGGGAGGAAGCTTTGGAGCATTGCAGGGAGAGACACAGCGACTTGGCCAGTGTGACATCACAGATAGACATGCTGTTGATCCAAGCAGAGCTGGACAAGAGCCCCTTTACTGAGCATGTCTGGGTGGGTCTGCGTTTCTTCCCAGGGGGCTGGCGCTGGACGGACAAGGAGCAGTTGACATACGAGGTCTGGACTGGTGCCGAGAGGCATTTGTGTCCAGCAGCAAGACACAAGTGTGGAACCTTAAAAGTGATGGGATGGATGCCAAGTGATGATATCCACACCAGTGATATTTTGGGAACCAATGACACGCTACTTGGTGTCAGTTTGGGAAGAATTGACTTTTGGCAAGAATCAGAGTGGGAAGTTCATGACTGTGAGCAGAggctttattttgtttgctaTTGAAATTGCTGATTAAGTAATCAAAAGCTTATTCGTTCATTTAttagttcttttcaactttctgtTGTTGGAGAGAGTATCTCCAAGCAGAATggttttttatttacttttcgtTTGTTTCATTGTTATTTCCTGCCAATGTGTCTGTCCATGTTTGAATTGTGTCATGTAAACTTTTCATAAAGGTTCTTCAATACTAATAACACGATATTTGCTGCTTGTCTCTTTTCCGCACAATGATGGTGAAGAATGAATTTATTCTTAGGCGACAGGATTCACGTTTGATGTTTGAGGGAAATTCTTACCACAGCCCCCCAAAGCAGGGCTGTTCCTGACAAATCTATCGATATCGCTGTCCTCAAATGCATCCCGGTAGCTGTGCACGGAACCCTGGAACGAGTCAAGAAAACAGAATCAGAGGGAAAACAAATGACGTATTGGAGaatgtttattgattttattcctGCCAAGCTCTGGAGGGCTAAAGGGAGGATGAAACTGATAAACGTACCTCTCCTGGTCTTCCTCTTGTGTTGTGGGGCAGACTGATGCTGAAGTCTGTTGAATGGCCATCTGGCCTGTTGTCATGCACACTGTGGTACTGACCCTCACTGGTGGTTCTACGGCGGCCCGTCTCCTGGCTTACTTCTGGGGTCATTGCCCTAGAGCGTACCCCTGCGAACCCCGCACACAACATTGAAGAATGTGGGCAATGATAACTGCtcattgtaaaataaataaatacaattgaattggaAGCAACGTCAAAAATGTTCTACAAATAATGTGaaagaaaagaacaacaaaaaaggaagcAACTAAAAGTGAGTGGTGGTGGACAAACCGGAGAAGGAATAGGAACGAAGGCGGTCAGACTGTTGCAGTGTTACGCTTTCACTGATGCCACGGATACGAGCGTTGTACTCTGATGCCGGGGCAGGAAGTCAGGGTGGTGAATAGTGGACAGGAGGAAGGTAGATGAGGTAGAAGGTGAGGAAGACGTGCAGGGGAAGAAGTAATGGTGGGAAGGGGGTGGTCCGATCAGTGTGGGATAGCATAGAAACAGAGaatataaacaaaacaaaagaaagcaacTGACTGAAAAGCAAATGTTCAACTGAAACGAGCTGCATGTGAAACAATATTTCACGCAACTAATGAAGTGGCGTGTTGAAAGTATACAAAAAGAaggtacatgtactgtatgcacAGCTTAAATCCACTTGTGAGCAGCATCGAGCTTCCACTGAGTTTGCCTAAACGTGAACTCATGAAAGCCGGGATCTCAGAAGCTTCCTGCTATGATCACCTGGCGCTGTCATGCTAGACTTAATTTTCATTTTAGCTGCAGAGCTAATTATATGTGCACTTCTCATTTCTCTGGTGAATGTGTTACAGGAACTGCTATAATCTGCTCAACCACATGCTCCTCGTTGCCCCAGATGGGGATCTTGAGTTGAAACTTTAAAGATTAAACTCTGACGCCAGTGAGGCATTTAATACACTGACCCTTGTCAGGCATATCAATTATGCAATTACGTTACAGTTTGGCACAGCCCGGACTTACCGGCAATGCGGTGAGCAACCAGGCCCTCTAGGTTCAACGCCCCCTCCTCAGCATTCTGTTCTTGgggcaaagaggaggaggaggtgtccTTAGGTTCAGGGGTGAGAGCAGGAAGTGGAGTGGAGGACTCACTGCAGCCCGGATAGGGAGATGACCCCTGTAGGTCCGGAGAGTGGGACACTGTGCCGACCATGTACAAGTTTACAGGATTCAACGGTAGATGGACATTTGTGGAGGGATCTGAGGGGAACTGCTGCAGTGCTTGACGTGTGTGCATGTAGGGCTCAGGTGTGTGTGATGGTGTGGTGTTTTGGTTTTGCGAAATGGGGGTGGGCCTTTGAGGGGAGTGTACCGGAGACTCCAAAAGAGGGCTCTGGTTGGGAAAAGTTCTCACAGTCACGCGTGGTGGCTGATGGAAAGTATTATTGGATGACCCAGAGGAGCTGTAGCCATGGATGGCCGCGTCAGCTTGGTAGGATGGCCTTGTGAGTGTCTGGGAGAAGGGCACGGGTGATGAACTGAAGGTGTTTTCTCCAGGGGGAGCACTGTGTGACTTGGACATGTGGGAGTTGATCGGGTTCAGGTCGAGCATGAGCATGTTGAGCGCTTCAATGGATTGCTCAATGTCCCTTTGTGAAGCTGAGGAGGGAAAACGTGGCAAGCTATTGGTGGACTGGAGGGGCGGGCCAAAAGGATCATCCGGGAGGCTGTACTGGTGCCATGTACTGAGTCCCCTTTGAACAGCCTCCCGGCTACTGGTGCTTCTCTCGGGGGCCCTGGGCATGAGTTTAGGGTTGGACTCAGGACTTCTTCCAGGCGCGCTACCAAAGGACTGTGAGCGATACATTCCACTTCCATTCTGGAAATTGTTACATCCCCCCGATGGTGACACAGAGGCACTGCGCTCCTGCATTGCAGTGGGCGTCTGTAGTCCGTGCACAGGCATCACACTAAACTTATCGCTGAGAACACCTGATTCAAGATGGTGGCCGTCGTTCTTGACAAGGGCTTGTGAGTGATAGTAGAGGTCACCTGGTGTGGCTTGGCCCTCTAAGGATGAGAGTGTGCCCAAACTGTCCACACTGTTGCCCTCTTGGCTATTGGGAAGCTCGTCATCAAGAATATCTGTCTCACGCTCTTCTGTGGAAGGGGCACCAATTAGTCTGGTGTGACCCCCGTTGACATGCACCTGTGCAGGGACCAGGTGCCGGACACCACCTCCCGGACTGGTTGAACTAGACAAATAAACTTGTCGTTGATGAACAGGCTCCTCAAGACCGCTTAGAAGCCGGTCCAGTTCTCTCTTCTCCTGGGGGCTAAGGGACGGATGACTTACTCCTGTGTTACTGTGGTTTGAGCCCCCCTGCAGAGAGTGACTGTGTTCCTCTGTGCGGTCTGTCTTGACGGAGGCGGTGGAGTTTCCCGAATCGCTGCTCACAGACAGAGTGTGGTCGACAGTGGGGAGAGAGGCGTGACCTATTACAGGAAGGGTGTGCTCTGatggttgaaggtgttggttGGGGTGTTGCAAAGGGTTCTCTGGGGCAGTCAGGGGGTCTCCAAGGACTGGGAGGCCATTGACGGTGACCACTCCCTCCAGGGAGTCTTTCTTTCTGACCTGTGCATAAAGGCTTCCATCAAGTGGACCTTGACTGTGAACAACATCTGAAAGACagattttaaataaattataaattgaGTGGACTTCTTTCACTGTAGTTCTCTgcacacaaataaacaacagcGAACTTGCAAAGGAGTAAATAACCCTGCCCATCAGCACAAGGAAGCtctggaagtctttttttaaaccccgAGTTTTAGCCTAGCAACGGGCAGCACCGTCCCCGTGCACTAATAATAGAAAGTTTACAGGGCTAAAGGCGGTGCCACCATTGCGTCACTGACGACCAACTCAGTCTGATGCAAACCAGGGTGGACACTGACCAGCGAACACAACACTGGAAGAATACTGTATTTCATCTGTACTGAAGGACAGAAACAAACCAACTATCCTTTGTCGAGGCTGTGAAGATGAATTTACCAGTAGAACATCCGGTAATGGGCAAAGAAGCCTAGCAAAGTCAAAGTGGTGGCAACCTATTGAAGATACTTTAATGTAGCTCAAATTGTAAGCGATAACTCTAACATTTGCAAGAAGAAAACTCATCCAGGTTCTAAAGTAGTCCACGCAAAGCAATGGAAAGCCACGACAAGTACACAGCAACAACAGCTGATTGGTATGTGGTAGTGCGACCCCAAGAGACAAATGGTGGATCACTTCAAACACAGTTATTTCAAACATCATGTCAACAGGAAGTCAGAACACCAACTATAAACACAAATTGTCCCTTTGCTTGCTTCTCATGGGACTGAATGGATCATTAGCTTGTACCATATATCTCTGATGGTTGCCATGGAAAAGTCCTCCTTACCCGCTGTCGATGTGATTTTCCATCACTCTCCCTCTCCAAAAACTACGCAAACTAATAATTTACTTCCACATATATAAAGAGTGAGCCTTCTCCTATTGCTCCCCTCTCTGTGCCCTCCCATCACCAGAAATGCGCTTGACATGAAAGAGGCGGGGCCGCACCACCACTTGTTCTTCCCAGCAGCAGGGGAGTGGCTACACAGAAAACCCATCTGTCAACCTTCTGATGTCGCAGGAGAAAAGTGAATTATCAAGTTCTCTTTCCACGGCACCCTCCCACAGTCCCAAAACACATgcagtcttgaaaaaaaaatgtttttaatacattttccaCTCAGCAATAATTTCAACATTATAAACAGTCATGAGTTAGATACACTTATGAGTGCAAtgtaaaatctgaaaatgaaaatccaaTGGAATTGGAAACAGTTTATCATCCTACATGAACATGCATATGGCATGattcatgcacgcacacacatgcactactAAATAGGAAAGTTTGTCAAACATAAAATTCTCACAATGGTGATATTTGTAAAATCATTCAAATGCcatcaaaagcacattttcattgttgcTGTTCGTACTTTATAGAAAAAATGGTGATTACTAAACATGGAAATAGGtagaaacaaaatgtgtgtgtgtgtgtgtgtgtgtgtgtgtgtgtgtgtgtgtgtgtgtgcgcgtgtgtgtgcgcgtgtgatgaAAGATTTGGTAGTTTCTGTGTATATTCTATGAGCCTTGGAAAAATGTTCTCTGAGTTCTCTGACTCATTAGgtcacatgtgtcaaactcaaggcccgggggctagatctggcccgctacatcattagatgtggcccgcgaaaaacaaataaatcacctGTGAGTGGAAGAACAATCTATAGTAGTCACAGATATaacttgcatccatccatccattttctgatccgcttattctcacaaaggtcgcagagcctatcccagctgtcttcgggcagtagatggtgtacaccctgaactggttgccagccaatcgcagggcacatatagactaAACAAAGGATTCtcctttgtggagagaacaggttctgcggtgtgtctaatttgcaatgacaaaccACCACCGATGAAACGGTcccctcaggtctgtggaccagacattattagaagtaccaagaactaaactgaggctcagaggggatccggccttttctgttgctggtccctctctctggaatgacctccaactgaacattcggcaagcctcctcggtTCCCATCTTTACAACCCTCAACAacaacttgtattctttggcattcgactcagcatgacttagatttgttcttggttttactgtttggtgctttctaccgcctttattaccgatttgtcttactgttttttgtgcatgttaaattgctccatgtacagcactttgtatgcaacgatggctgtttgtaagtgctctataaatactgttgacttgacttgactttgcttGAACCACTGAGCACTCTAATCTCTGATTTCTGCTTGCAAGTCAAATCAGCCAAGCGACGGCTCGCATCTTGAAAAATTCTAATTCAGGTCATCTGAAAGTTCagagctccggtttcctcccacattccaaaaaacatgcgtggcaggctcattgaacactctaaattgtccctaggtgtgagtgtgagcgtggttggttgttcgtctctgtgtgccctgcgattggctggcaaccgattcagggtgtcccctgcctactgcccagagacagatgggataggctccagcaccccccgcgacccttgtgaggatcaagcggttcggaagatgaatgaatgaatgaaagttcagAGACCACTGTACGGTGCTCCAACATTTTTGAATATCCCTTTTGATGAAAATCGAGCATGGAGGTTACTCTGCATTCTACCAAGCGACATGTCAGTCATAAATCTGATAAATATGAGCGATAAACCTCTCACCTCTCGCCCAAAATCAGATGGGATCAACCTCAGCTTCGCTGAAGATCCAGTACAAAATAAGCGGTAtagaaaatcgatggatgaCGGTGCAATGTCAGTCATGCGGCTTAAAGTAAAGCAGCAGCAAGGTTGATGGCTCGGAGAAATCCTTTTGAAATCTGAACACATGCTTTGCATCATGCTATAACCACCAAAAGATCCGATGGCGCTGCAAGGCACCTAATATGCAGTTATCACTCACATTAATGCCAAAGCGCTTCAAATCATTGTGGCAGCACTCCAGCTGGGTATTAACTGTGGCGAGCATGATTTTAAGCCCAAATAGATCGCACAACCTTCCCTGGGCGCCATTAAATAGTGGCAGCCAACCTTAAATTAGATCAGGTGAGTCACCCGGGCAGTGTGCCATGCGCACCAAATGCTGGTGCACATGCTTGTTCACCTAGTgtatttctgtttatttttaaatgcattgtaCTGGTTGCAGGTCCACACACTCACTCCCAAACACAAGCCATAGCTTGGGTGCCTCATTGGCACATCTCAGACTTGGCAGCCattaaaaagccattttcaCAAAAGTGCCTAATGGTTTGTTATAAATAGAAGCAGTTGAGCACCGCGTGTCACTGCGGTGTCAAAAGCCCAGCTGGCAAGTTGAGTACAAAGCGGGGTGTACATGCAGTTTGTTCCAGAAGTATTTGGACAGTGTTTGTGATTTTGCCTTTTACACAGCAGCACAATGGattacactgaaaacaaaatgtgattgCCGTGTCAACTTTCAGATGTAAGACCAAAGAAAAATatggaatagaatagaataaaacAGAACAGACAGGCCCATCCATTCCATTCTGCACTGCGAGCTGTCAGTTGCATTGCGTTGCATTGGAGCATTCTGGTCACTTACTGAAGATTTCAGTCAAAATAGTAAGACCCCAAAACAAGCGGCAATTGGAGGTGTCTGGAAATGAAAGTCGGTCAAGGCATACCCAGGGAGAAATGTAAGAATGTGATGATGTCCGTGGAGTCCAGATTTCAGGCAGTTGTGACCAACTATGAAGCATCTAACAAAATAGCCAAATACTTTTCTGTCCATACAATGCGACATAATCTACATAAAATGGCTGTAATTCCTGAATGATAAAAGATGAGTCTACACTTCGGATACTAATTAATTGCTTATTGTAATTCAAATCAATTGTAGCGGTGTAGGAAAGAGGCAAAATAAAACTTCCTTGGTAGCCCAAGTCTGGACCTAACTGGATGTCAACAAGGCTGATTCTGTGCTTTCCTACTTGATGATAGCGAAACAAAAAAGGTTTACGTGCTAGTGCTACACCTGACATTGACAGGTCTGACCTGTTTGGGACTACATGTCTGGTTAACAACATCTACCTCTGGAAGATAGACCTGCAGTTTAAATTTGATTAGATGCAgtgcattatttttgtttcttcttcgtAAAAGTGTAAGCAATTTACAATGTTGTGTGATCAAAAGTCTGGAATTTCAAGCAAAATCAATTCAGATCTCAGTGGGCATACAAGAggacagtaaaactaaaaaaaacccacaaaggtgGATACTGTCCTTGTTGAAGTCAACCAAAGTGTGAAAGATGGAGGTTGATGTTTTCTTTCAGTATGACAACATCTTCAACGTCAGTCACAATTATATACACTGACAGGccagtgcaggaatgtgtggaCACACAGTGATATCGCCTCACCACTGGATGTGACATTTAGCTTTGATATCGCTGAGACGTCATCCAGTCTACATGCCGGCAGAAGGTGACTGGGTTTGACTGACAGCTGTCTGACTTGTCCCATACACTTGTTTGTGTCACATTCGCCCATCTTACAAAATCTTCAAGGGGACTAATAACACATCGCAGTTCTCTGTTAAAGAGTGGAACATTTTAAGAGTGAGATATGACATGACAGCACACGGCATGTGTCACAGTGGGAGAATCGGTGAGTGACTGGTTTCATATGACCAAAGTCTGCCTCCTGCTCCATCCATCAGTCACTCCTTAGCGGTAACGTGATGTGTCCGTATTAGTGTCACCTACCAAAAGGATTTTCAGGGTGATGTCATGTTAAAGACATCCCGTTACACTTCTAATTCACATTTATCTCCATGCTCAGAGGATATGCGATCAGTAGCGGCTTGACTCCAAAATAGCTATTCAGAGGAGAAAGAAGGCATGAAGGAAAGAAGACAGCCACAGCAGGGTTTCGAGGACGGATGGGACCTGAACCTGCTGCTGCGGCTCACCGTGCTGTCAGTGACACGTCCAGCTCAAAGCATTTTGTTCtcgtgtgacacacacacacaagcacgcatttAAAATACTTCACTACTCTCCATTTCTGCAGACTT
Protein-coding sequences here:
- the tns1a gene encoding tensin-3 isoform X1, whose product is MEILRFYHMSWKTLFSWVGMPTASLSLPSALAGRARTWVCLSCMFWPDELEGVHTHYFKLKPFKKAKSCDICKQAITKEGLVCKACQLSCHKKCEVKVTTACQTSTNYELPPTPQLPLKHVDTPRHFPFLRLTWRWSTGHLVNKGSARSCKSAEIKRKQSRSQSMVQDMEESYEVDLVYITERIISFSFPATAEERSYIAHLKEVAAMLRSKHGDHYLVLNLSELRNDLAALNPKVLEFGWPDHHAPPLDKICSMCKAIDTWLNGDPHNVVVLHNKGNRGRTGVVVAAYMHYSNISASADQALDRFAMRRFYEDKALPMGQPSQRRYVRYFNGLLSGDIKINNKPLFLHHVIMHGIPNFESKGGCRPFLKIYQAMQPVYTSGIYNVQGDGNTSICITIEPGLLLKGDILLKCYHKRYRNPTRDVVFRVQFHTCAIHDLGVVFGKSELDETFKDDRFPEYGKVEFVFSYGPQKIKGLGHLENGPSVCVDYNTQDPLIRWDSYENFSHRCEGAADYQHDVVHSQGPLDGSLYAQVRKKDSLEGVVTVNGLPVLGDPLTAPENPLQHPNQHLQPSEHTLPVIGHASLPTVDHTLSVSSDSGNSTASVKTDRTEEHSHSLQGGSNHSNTGVSHPSLSPQEKRELDRLLSGLEEPVHQRQVYLSSSTSPGGGVRHLVPAQVHVNGGHTRLIGAPSTEERETDILDDELPNSQEGNSVDSLGTLSSLEGQATPGDLYYHSQALVKNDGHHLESGVLSDKFSVMPVHGLQTPTAMQERSASVSPSGGCNNFQNGSGMYRSQSFGSAPGRSPESNPKLMPRAPERSTSSREAVQRGLSTWHQYSLPDDPFGPPLQSTNSLPRFPSSASQRDIEQSIEALNMLMLDLNPINSHMSKSHSAPPGENTFSSSPVPFSQTLTRPSYQADAAIHGYSSSGSSNNTFHQPPRVTVRTFPNQSPLLESPVHSPQRPTPISQNQNTTPSHTPEPYMHTRQALQQFPSDPSTNVHLPLNPVNLYMVGTVSHSPDLQGSSPYPGCSESSTPLPALTPEPKDTSSSSLPQEQNAEEGALNLEGLVAHRIAEYNARIRGISESVTLQQSDRLRSYSFSGVRSRAMTPEVSQETGRRRTTSEGQYHSVHDNRPDGHSTDFSISLPHNTRGRPGEGSVHSYRDAFEDSDIDRFVRNSPALGGCARSPPGWLSAAGMKANQKFEPDSASSHGEQDHRSFVELRAQQFSSPLTSSSPIHSPEGRRGSSDHSSTPFCPHTHASPDGSQVNIMGVHTVPGSPNTLHRTVATNTPPSPALQRRLGQGSPSPVRRTPAAGASRDGIPSSPLIGRNPKTSASVPPASPLMGRRAAAGGHSTPDELGATSRQAQPPSTPAFPVSPELPVKRHASSGDAERMDSKNLAAEVGGSNLTGTYPDTAKPIYDGYPDIKMNVKFVQDTSKFWYKPDISREQAINVLKDREPGAFVIRDSHSFRGAYGLALKVACPPPTVKQSKKVADLTNELVRHFLIETSPKGVRLKGCANEPYFGCLSALVYQHSMTPLALPCKLMIPTRDPNEEALELAIPTDPVVELLKQGTVQKVPEESYASNVLYINSVDMESLTGPQAIAKAISQTLTTNPQPAATVVHCKVSPQGIMLTDSHRKLFFRRHYPLSSITYCDADPQGRRWGQEGGRSLRLFGFVARKQGSTTDNVSHLFAELDPDQPASTIVSFVSKMMRR